The following proteins are co-located in the Vigna angularis cultivar LongXiaoDou No.4 chromosome 2, ASM1680809v1, whole genome shotgun sequence genome:
- the LOC108327520 gene encoding probable 3-hydroxyisobutyrate dehydrogenase-like 1, mitochondrial produces the protein MVARGGLPGSFVARVDLLLSPFFSGLQSEQPAAGKDCHSVDTHVSGGDRVAKNGTLAIFVGGKESTVKNLEPLFSVMGKVNYMGGSGKGQFAKLANQVTIASTMVGLVEGMVYAHKAGLDVGLYLEAISTGTTGSKSLDLYEKRILKRDFEAGFFVNHFVKDLGICLKECQNMRIALPGLALAQQLDLSLKAHGEGYLGTQALILVLEQLNNVSLPPSDAF, from the exons ATGGTAGCTCGCGGTGGACTTCCAGGATCCTTCGTTGCACGGGTCGACCTTCTCCTTTCCCCTTTCTTTTCTGGCTTGCAAT CAGAGCAACCAGCCGCGGGCAAAGACTGTCACTCTGTCGACACCCACGTCTCCGGCGGCGACCGAGTCGCGAAGAACGGAACCCTAGCGATTTTCGTCGGCGGGAAGGAATCGACAGTGAAGAATCTGGAACCCTTGTTTTCAGTGATGGGGAAAGTGAACTACATGGGAGGGAGTGGGAAGGGGCAATTCGCGAAATTGGCGAATCAGGTGACGATAGCGTCGACGATGGTGGGGCTCGTGGAGGGAATGGTGTACGCGCACAAGGCGGGGTTGGATGTAGGGTTGTACCTGGAGGCGATTTCCACCGGCACGACCGGTTCGAAGTCGCTGGACTTGTACGAAAAGAGGATCTTAAAGAGGGATTTTGAAGCGGGGTTTTTCGTGAACCactttgttaaagatttggGGATTTGTCTGAAGGAATGTCAGAATATGAGGATTGCTTTGCCTGGTTTGGCTCTTGCTCAACAGCTTGATTTGTCGCTTAAGGCTCATGGTGAAGGATATTTGGGTACTCAGGCTCTGATTTTGGTACTCGAGCAACTCAACAATGTCTCTCTTCCTCCCTCTGATGCCTTTTGA
- the LOC108328604 gene encoding protein VAPYRIN → MDRLIKVDPTNTVSIRMEPGQKCHGKITLRNVMYTMPVAFRIQPLIKTRYTVKPQSGIISPLASVTVEILYHLPQGSTLPHSEDSFLLHSVVVPGATIKEPSSMFESVPSDWFTAKKKQVFIDSGIKIIFVGSLILAQLVHDGSIDEIREALEHSEASWKAVDSVDSNGDTLLHVAISKSRPDLVQLLLEFNADIEAKDRSGMTPLEKACSLGEELTVELLLAHKATTERTETSSLGAIHLAAREGHVEVLRLLLLKGANVDSLTKDGETALHLAVKHGERDFVRMLLANDARTDVRDSREGDTCLHVAAGVGDEEMVKLLLKKGANKDVRNFASRTAYDVAAENGHAGVFDALGLGDGLCSAARRGEVRSIKRLIEGGAVVNGRDQHGWTALHRACFKGRVEAVRVLLERGSDVDARDEEGYSALHCAVESGHADVAEVLVKKGADVEARTNKGVTALQIAEALGYVGITRVLVSGGAESLGHVAHGEELVEVKTKKKKMGRRRERSIRGSFDRSMPLAVL, encoded by the coding sequence ATGGACAGGCTAATAAAAGTAGACCCGACGAACACTGTTTCGATAAGGATGGAGCCAGGCCAAAAATGCCATGGCAAAATCACCTTACGCAATGTTATGTACACGATGCCTGTGGCCTTCAGAATTCAACCGTTGATCAAAACGCGTTACACTGTCAAGCCTCAATCTGGGATCATATCCCCGTTAGCCTCGGTAACCGTAGAAATCCTCTACCATCTCCCACAAGGCTCCACTCTCCCTCACTCCGAAGACTCCTTCCTCCTCCACAGCGTCGTGGTTCCCGGCGCCACCATCAAAGAACCCTCCTCCATGTTCGAGTCCGTTCCCTCCGATTGGTTCACGGCCAAGAAGAAACAAGTCTTCATCGACAGCGGCATCAAGATCATCTTCGTCGGCTCGCTCATTCTCGCTCAGCTAGTCCACGACGGCTCCATTGACGAAATCAGAGAAGCTCTCGAACACAGTGAAGCTTCATGGAAAGCCGTTGACTCCGTTGACTCAAACGGCGACACGCTCCTCCACGTGGCGATTTCCAAGAGCAGACCCGACCTAGTTCAATTACTCCTCGAGTTCAACGCAGACATCGAAGCAAAAGATCGTTCTGGCATGACCCCTCTGGAAAAAGCCTGCTCTTTGGGCGAAGAACTGACCGTTGAGCTTCTGTTAGCTCACAAGGCCACCACAGAGAGAACGGAAACCTCGTCTTTGGGTGCGATTCATTTGGCGGCGCGAGAAGGGCACGTGGAGGTTCTGCGGCTGCTGTTACTCAAAGGCGCGAATGTTGACTCGTTGACCAAAGACGGCGAAACCGCGCTGCACCTTGCAGTGAAGCATGGCGAGAGAGATTTCGTGAGGATGTTGCTGGCGAACGACGCGCGAACCGACGTTCGCGACTCGCGAGAGGGTGATACGTGTCTGCACGTGGCGGCGGGTGTGGGCGACGAGGAGATGGTGAAGCTGTTGCTGAAGAAAGGGGCGAACAAGGACGTGAGGAACTTCGCGAGTAGGACAGCGTACGACGTGGCGGCGGAGAACGGGCATGCGGGCGTGTTTGACGCGCTGGGGCTCGGGGACGGGCTGTGCTCGGCGGCGAGGAGGGGGGAGGTGAGGAGCATCAAGCGGCTGATCGAGGGCGGCGCGGTGGTGAACGGAAGGGACCAGCACGGGTGGACGGCGCTCCACAGGGCTTGTTTCAAGGGGAGGGTGGAGGCTGTTAGGGTTTTGTTGGAGAGAGGCAGCGACGTGGACGCGAGGGATGAGGAGGGGTACAGTGCGCTGCACTGCGCAGTGGAGTCGGGGCATGCTGACGTGGCGGAGGTGCTGGTGAAGAAGGGGGCGGATGTTGAGGCGAGGACTAACAAGGGCGTGACGGCGCTGCAGATCGCGGAGGCGTTGGGTTACGTTGGGATTACGAGGGTGCTGGTTAGCGGCGGTGCGGAGAGCTTGGGACACGTGGCACATGGAGAAGAACTTGTGGAGgtgaagacgaagaagaagaaaatgggaAGAAGGAGGGAGCGATCGATTCGGGGGAGCTTTGATCGGTCAATGCCTTTGGCTGTGCTCTAG
- the LOC108328783 gene encoding uncharacterized protein LOC108328783: MASLVLLFSELVRNHEWDAAALLAAYPPPNFTITSSSSSSSCAVAAKTTLKDEGFLQKKTKEPVIENPLESMVCVGLVWP, from the coding sequence ATGGCTTCGCTGGTGCTTCTCTTTTCAGAGCTCGTTCGGAATCATGAGTGGGATGCTGCAGCTCTGTTAGCAGCATACCCTCCTCCCAATTTCACCATaacctcatcatcatcatcatcttcttgtGCTGTTGCTGCAAAAACAACACTCAAGGATGAAGGCTTTCTGCAGAAGAAAACCAAAGAACCTGTGATCGAAAACCCTCTGGAGTCGATGGTGTGTGTGGGTCTTGTATGGCCTTGA